In the bacterium SCSIO 12741 genome, GAATTGGATAACATCTCGGAAGAGCAGTTGATGTATATGCTTAATATCAATTTCCTCAGTGCCTTTCGTTTGACGCAGCCTTTCATTCCTGAATTTAAACGTAGAAAGAGAGGACATATCATCAACGTATGTTCCGTACTTAGCAAAAAAGTGCGTCGCCAGGCGGTGTCCTACACTTTGACCAAGCAGATGTTGTATACCTATACCAAGGTGTTGCGCTCTGAGTTGAGAAATTACGATGTAAAGGTGACTGCTATCCTTCCAGGATCGACCAATACTTCGAGTTGGGAAGGGTTGGACGCTCCAGTTGAAGATTTTGTACAGCCCAAGGACGTGGCCGATGGCGTTGTTCTTGCCTTAACCAGTAATGGGATGGTTGAGGAATTGGAAATAAAACCCGTTAATCCCAAATTGTAGAACCCTATGGGTAAGAAAAAGAAGTTGATCCGTTTTGCGGACATGAAGACTTTTTCCAATGTCTTGCAACCTGGACTATGTGAAGTGTTTGATTCGGAGAATAAATCCATTCTACCGCATAAGTTGGCCGGAAAGTGGCGTGAGGAAGTGTTCCAAAATGACAATCCCATTGTCATTGAATTGGGTTGCGGAAAAGGCGAGTACTCGGTAGGAATGGCTCGTAAGTTTCCCAACAAAAATTTTATTGGGGTTGATATCAAGGGAGCCCGAATTTGGTATGGTGCCAAAGATGCA is a window encoding:
- a CDS encoding SDR family oxidoreductase, with the protein product MKAIVTGATKGIGRAITLALAGQGYDLGIGARNLEEMDYLRKEIMSIYPDLEVITKSADFSRKYETTNFAETFINYWGDIDVLVNNVGVYEEDELDNISEEQLMYMLNINFLSAFRLTQPFIPEFKRRKRGHIINVCSVLSKKVRRQAVSYTLTKQMLYTYTKVLRSELRNYDVKVTAILPGSTNTSSWEGLDAPVEDFVQPKDVADGVVLALTSNGMVEELEIKPVNPKL